A section of the Nitrospirota bacterium genome encodes:
- a CDS encoding F0F1 ATP synthase subunit epsilon — MEKESKLTLEVVAPYGLILSEDVDEVTCSGSEGEFGVLPGHVPFFTTLKIGMLSYKKGNAIKYIFVNWGYAEVGPDRVMVLADSAEKSEDINVERAKAAMKRAEERLKKAEEFDFARASSSLERAVTRVQIGEKFR, encoded by the coding sequence ATGGAGAAAGAAAGCAAATTAACACTTGAGGTTGTTGCCCCGTATGGCCTTATATTAAGCGAGGATGTTGATGAAGTCACCTGTTCCGGAAGTGAAGGTGAGTTCGGGGTACTTCCAGGACACGTGCCTTTCTTTACAACCCTGAAAATAGGGATGCTCTCTTATAAAAAGGGTAATGCAATAAAATATATCTTTGTAAACTGGGGATATGCAGAGGTCGGGCCCGACAGGGTCATGGTACTCGCCGACAGTGCAGAGAAATCTGAGGATATAAATGTTGAGAGGGCAAAGGCTGCGATGAAAAGGGCAGAAGAAAGACTCAAGAAAGCAGAAGAGTTCGATTTTGCACGTGCATCCTCATCCCTTGAAAGGGCAGTCACCAGAGTGCAGATAGGAGAGAAGTTCAGGTAG
- the dapF gene encoding diaminopimelate epimerase — MHFTKMHGLGNDFVVVDCMQEACPHGTEDLRTFSRRACDRRFGIGADQLLLLYPSDKADFRMRILNADGSEVEMCGNGIRCLARYIWDRNLSGKRILDIETLAGIIKPEKAADMVRVDMGEPVFDPERIPVAIQASESSQWHESGMIIDYPLQVADREFRITCVSMGNPHAVILVDHVDGFPVSRYGPMIETHPLFPNRVNVEFFEILSEKEIRMRVWERGSGETTACGTGASAVAVAAHRKGLAGRSVTVHLAGGDLFIEWDQNNRVYMTGPAVHVFEGIIDI, encoded by the coding sequence ATCCATTTTACAAAAATGCACGGCCTTGGCAATGACTTTGTTGTGGTGGATTGCATGCAGGAGGCGTGTCCTCACGGGACAGAGGACCTCAGGACATTCAGCCGGCGGGCATGTGACAGGAGATTCGGTATCGGCGCAGATCAGCTGCTCCTTCTCTATCCGTCTGACAAGGCTGATTTCAGGATGCGAATTCTGAATGCTGACGGAAGCGAAGTGGAGATGTGCGGAAACGGTATCCGGTGTCTGGCCCGATACATCTGGGACAGAAACCTTTCCGGCAAGCGCATTCTCGATATCGAAACCCTTGCAGGCATCATCAAACCCGAGAAGGCTGCCGATATGGTCAGGGTCGATATGGGAGAGCCGGTATTTGATCCGGAAAGGATTCCTGTAGCAATACAGGCTTCAGAGAGCAGTCAATGGCATGAATCCGGAATGATTATTGACTACCCGCTACAGGTTGCTGACAGGGAATTCCGGATCACCTGTGTCTCGATGGGCAATCCGCATGCGGTTATTCTTGTTGACCATGTTGACGGGTTTCCCGTATCACGTTACGGGCCCATGATCGAAACGCACCCGTTATTCCCCAACAGGGTGAATGTCGAATTCTTCGAAATCCTTTCTGAAAAGGAAATCCGTATGCGTGTGTGGGAAAGGGGTTCCGGTGAAACCACGGCGTGCGGCACGGGTGCATCGGCAGTCGCTGTTGCCGCACACAGGAAGGGACTTGCAGGAAGATCCGTAACTGTCCATCTGGCCGGTGGTGACCTTTTCATCGAGTGGGATCAGAACAACCGGGTGTATATGACAGGGCCTGCTGTGCATGTGTTTGAGGGCATAATAGATATCTGA
- the bioF gene encoding 8-amino-7-oxononanoate synthase, whose product MFLDKISRLRDDNLVRIINDRQSPQGARIRFRDREYLNFSSNDYLGFANHPLIVARARQALEEFGFGAGASRLLGGGSRLHNKIEKRVAGFKKTDSALVFNSGYAANTGIIPAIADDATALFSDELNHASIIDGCRLSQSRTHVYRHKDMSHLEDLLRQNNTIRKIIITDSIFSMEGDIAPVRDLCNLCKAYDALLYLDDAHATGVIGEGRGVLAHFRIEPEPWIFQMGTFSKALGSFGAFLAGSADVIEWVRNSARSFMFSTALPACVIAASGAALELVENTPGMLDKLWENRQKAADGIRGIGYDIMGSETPIIPVATGTIENTMRISGHLFAKGIYAAAIRPPTVKQPRIRISVTAAHTDEDIGRLIDTLKEAA is encoded by the coding sequence ATGTTCCTCGATAAAATCAGCAGATTGAGAGATGACAATCTTGTCAGAATCATCAATGACCGGCAGTCCCCGCAGGGGGCACGGATACGCTTCAGGGACAGGGAATATCTCAATTTTTCTTCGAACGACTATCTCGGTTTCGCAAATCATCCTCTCATTGTCGCGCGCGCGAGGCAGGCGCTGGAAGAATTCGGGTTCGGTGCAGGCGCATCACGGCTTCTCGGCGGAGGAAGCAGACTGCACAATAAAATCGAAAAAAGAGTAGCCGGATTCAAAAAAACTGACTCCGCGCTCGTCTTTAATTCAGGCTATGCGGCAAATACCGGCATCATACCTGCAATCGCGGATGATGCTACGGCTTTGTTCAGTGATGAGCTTAACCATGCAAGCATCATCGACGGATGCAGGCTCAGCCAGTCACGAACCCATGTGTACAGACACAAAGACATGTCGCATCTCGAAGACCTCTTAAGGCAGAACAATACCATCAGGAAGATCATCATTACAGACAGCATCTTCAGCATGGAAGGGGATATCGCACCTGTCAGGGACCTGTGCAACCTCTGCAAGGCCTACGATGCACTGCTCTATCTGGATGACGCCCATGCAACAGGGGTAATAGGGGAAGGCAGAGGTGTGCTCGCGCATTTCCGGATTGAGCCCGAACCATGGATATTCCAGATGGGAACGTTCTCGAAAGCCCTTGGGTCTTTCGGAGCCTTTCTTGCAGGAAGTGCAGATGTCATTGAATGGGTCAGAAACAGCGCACGGAGCTTCATGTTCTCGACAGCGCTGCCGGCATGTGTGATTGCCGCATCCGGTGCAGCACTTGAACTGGTCGAAAACACTCCCGGGATGCTGGACAAGCTCTGGGAGAACCGGCAAAAGGCAGCAGACGGCATACGAGGTATCGGATATGATATCATGGGCAGCGAGACACCGATAATCCCTGTGGCAACAGGGACGATAGAAAACACCATGCGCATTTCGGGACATCTGTTTGCAAAGGGTATTTATGCGGCCGCGATACGTCCACCAACCGTAAAGCAGCCCAGAATAAGAATCAGCGTAACCGCCGCACATACCGATGAAGACATCGGAAGATTAATCGACACACTGAAAGAAGCCGCCTAG
- the atpD gene encoding F0F1 ATP synthase subunit beta — translation MEMNVGKISQVIGAVVDVEFEKQLPKVRDAVTVDFAGDPEKGIPEIHVTLEAAIHLGENKVRTIAMGPTDGMVRGMEVVDTGQPISVPVGKSSLGRIINVVGDPIDEMGSIETTERMPIHRPAPDFTEQEATTQAFETGVKVFDLLIPFVRGGKMGMFGGAGVGKTVIIMEMINNIAMVHGGISVFAGVGERTREGNDLYLEMKHSGVLPKAALIYGQMNEPPGARANVGLSALTCAEYFRDQGQDVLLFIDNIFRYTLAWAEVSALLGRMPSAVGYQPTLGTDMGALQERITTTKKGAITSMQAIYVPADDLTDPAVATAFTHLDGTVVLSRQIAELGIYPAVDPLDSTSRILDPKVIGEEHYAVARNVQKTLQRYKELQDIIAILGIEELSEDDKMIVARARKLQRFLSQPFHVAETFTGQAGKYVKTADTIKGFKAIVEGQYDDIPEQAFYMVGPIEEVEEKAKKLGWSR, via the coding sequence ATTGAAATGAATGTAGGAAAAATATCACAGGTAATAGGTGCAGTAGTAGACGTCGAATTCGAAAAACAGTTGCCGAAAGTACGTGATGCTGTGACGGTAGATTTTGCCGGAGACCCTGAAAAGGGCATACCGGAGATCCATGTTACCCTGGAAGCGGCCATTCATCTTGGTGAGAACAAGGTGAGAACAATTGCCATGGGACCCACGGATGGTATGGTGAGAGGCATGGAGGTCGTTGATACAGGCCAACCCATAAGTGTGCCGGTTGGCAAGTCATCATTAGGAAGAATCATAAATGTCGTAGGTGACCCTATTGATGAAATGGGATCAATAGAAACAACAGAGAGAATGCCTATTCACAGACCTGCTCCTGATTTTACCGAACAGGAAGCTACTACCCAGGCATTTGAGACAGGCGTGAAGGTTTTTGACCTTCTCATCCCGTTTGTTCGTGGCGGTAAAATGGGAATGTTCGGTGGTGCAGGAGTCGGAAAAACCGTTATTATCATGGAGATGATCAACAACATCGCCATGGTCCACGGCGGTATCTCCGTGTTTGCAGGCGTTGGTGAAAGAACAAGGGAAGGAAATGACCTTTATCTGGAAATGAAGCATTCAGGCGTTTTGCCAAAGGCAGCCCTTATTTACGGTCAGATGAACGAGCCTCCCGGCGCGAGAGCAAACGTCGGACTGAGCGCCCTGACCTGTGCAGAATACTTCAGGGATCAGGGACAGGACGTTCTCCTGTTCATCGATAACATTTTCAGATACACACTCGCATGGGCCGAGGTTTCCGCGCTTCTCGGAAGAATGCCTTCAGCGGTCGGATATCAGCCTACTCTCGGAACAGACATGGGCGCACTCCAGGAAAGAATTACCACGACAAAGAAGGGCGCGATTACCTCCATGCAGGCGATTTATGTCCCTGCTGACGACCTTACAGACCCTGCGGTTGCCACAGCGTTTACGCATCTTGACGGAACCGTCGTTCTTTCACGGCAGATTGCAGAGCTTGGTATCTATCCTGCTGTCGATCCCCTTGATTCAACATCAAGAATCCTTGATCCAAAGGTAATCGGCGAAGAACATTATGCCGTTGCAAGAAACGTTCAGAAAACACTCCAGAGGTACAAAGAACTCCAGGACATCATCGCGATCCTCGGTATCGAGGAACTTTCGGAAGATGATAAAATGATCGTTGCAAGGGCAAGGAAACTTCAGAGATTCCTGAGCCAGCCGTTCCATGTCGCGGAAACATTTACAGGCCAGGCAGGTAAATATGTCAAGACTGCCGATACCATAAAAGGCTTTAAGGCTATTGTTGAAGGACAGTACGATGACATTCCTGAACAGGCATTCTATATGGTAGGCCCGATTGAAGAGGTTGAAGAGAAGGCCAAGAAACTCGGCTGGAGCAGATAG
- the lysA gene encoding diaminopimelate decarboxylase, giving the protein MHSFKYRSGELYAEDVPVRTLAKKYGTPLYVYSYTTLLRHFRAYDEAFNDYPHIICYAVKSNPSSAIIRLFAKNGGGADIVSGGELFVALNAGIPSKKIVYAGVGKTVEEIRFALKSGILMFNVESENELREIDRVAGNMKKRAPIALRINPDIDPETHPYITTGMKKHKFGIPIEDALEYYRLASGLKNIDIVGIHKHIGSQITKVTPFVDALKRILLLIDKLVARGVAIKYLDVGGGLGISYKDEEPPVPKDLAQHLIPLLEGRKVTLIMEPGRSIVGNAGILVTQTLYLKKGQAKEFVIVDAGMNDLIRPSLYEAYHSIQPVVRNRRERIICDVVGPICESGDFLARERELQKVKQGEYLAVMSAGAYGFSMSSNYNSRPKAAEVLIKGKHHVLIRKRQTYHDLVMHEHIPGYLQ; this is encoded by the coding sequence ATGCATTCATTCAAGTACCGGTCCGGCGAGTTGTATGCCGAAGATGTCCCTGTCAGAACTCTTGCGAAAAAATACGGAACGCCGTTGTATGTATACAGCTACACCACTCTTCTGCGGCATTTCAGGGCATATGACGAAGCGTTTAATGATTATCCGCACATCATCTGTTATGCGGTAAAGTCCAATCCGAGTTCTGCGATCATCAGGCTGTTCGCAAAAAACGGCGGAGGCGCTGATATCGTTTCAGGAGGGGAACTTTTTGTCGCCCTGAACGCGGGGATTCCTTCCAAAAAGATCGTGTATGCCGGTGTTGGCAAGACGGTTGAGGAAATACGGTTTGCCCTGAAATCAGGCATCCTCATGTTCAACGTGGAGTCTGAAAATGAACTGCGGGAGATTGACAGGGTTGCAGGCAATATGAAGAAGAGGGCGCCGATAGCACTGAGGATTAACCCTGACATCGATCCGGAAACCCATCCGTATATTACGACAGGAATGAAGAAGCATAAATTCGGCATCCCCATCGAAGATGCGCTGGAATATTACCGGCTTGCATCGGGACTGAAAAATATTGATATTGTCGGTATCCACAAGCATATCGGTTCCCAGATCACAAAGGTAACCCCTTTTGTAGATGCGCTGAAAAGGATATTGCTGCTTATAGACAAACTTGTTGCCCGTGGTGTTGCGATCAAATATCTCGATGTCGGAGGCGGTCTCGGCATTTCGTACAAGGATGAGGAGCCGCCGGTTCCCAAAGACCTTGCGCAGCACCTCATACCGCTGCTTGAAGGCAGGAAAGTGACCCTGATTATGGAGCCCGGGAGGTCGATTGTCGGGAATGCGGGCATACTGGTGACACAAACACTCTATCTGAAAAAAGGGCAGGCGAAGGAATTCGTGATCGTCGATGCAGGGATGAATGACCTCATCCGCCCGTCACTCTATGAAGCGTACCATTCCATCCAGCCTGTGGTAAGAAACAGGAGAGAGAGAATAATCTGTGACGTGGTTGGCCCCATATGCGAGTCCGGTGATTTTCTTGCACGAGAACGCGAGTTGCAGAAAGTAAAGCAGGGAGAATATCTCGCGGTCATGAGTGCCGGCGCATACGGTTTTTCGATGAGTTCCAATTATAACAGCAGGCCGAAAGCTGCAGAAGTTCTGATAAAAGGGAAACACCATGTGCTGATAAGAAAACGCCAGACGTATCACGATCTCGTGATGCACGAACATATCCCCGGATATTTGCAGTGA
- the bioD gene encoding dethiobiotin synthase: MAKGFFITGTDTGVGKTVITAALIKSVQTFGLRVCGMKPIETGCLREDETLIPSDGMFIKKISRMEETENDVSPCRFENPLAPFPAAEIKGRPVSLEKVHKVYHTLSRKYDAVMVEGIGGLLVPVTRDYFVLDLAKDFGLPVIVVGRPGLGTINHTMLTVKYAINEGLVVAGIIINYHHPPDSSLAEATNPEVLTKISPVPLIGVFPHLKDLSAQAIEEAALQNLDLDIIRSYL; this comes from the coding sequence ATGGCAAAGGGCTTTTTCATAACCGGCACTGATACAGGAGTTGGCAAAACCGTTATCACGGCTGCGCTGATCAAGTCCGTACAAACCTTCGGACTGAGGGTCTGCGGAATGAAGCCGATCGAAACAGGCTGCCTCCGAGAAGATGAGACATTGATACCTTCCGATGGCATGTTCATCAAAAAGATCTCCCGCATGGAAGAGACAGAGAATGACGTCTCGCCATGCCGCTTTGAGAACCCGCTTGCACCGTTTCCTGCGGCAGAAATCAAGGGACGACCAGTCAGCCTTGAGAAAGTGCACAAGGTATATCATACGCTGTCCCGGAAATATGATGCGGTTATGGTGGAGGGAATCGGCGGGCTGCTTGTGCCGGTGACAAGGGATTACTTCGTGCTCGATCTTGCAAAGGATTTCGGATTACCGGTCATCGTTGTTGGGAGACCTGGTCTCGGCACGATCAATCACACGATGCTCACAGTGAAATATGCGATCAATGAAGGTCTCGTTGTCGCGGGCATCATCATCAACTACCACCATCCTCCCGACAGTTCCCTTGCAGAGGCCACAAATCCGGAAGTGTTGACAAAAATCAGCCCGGTTCCGCTCATAGGAGTGTTTCCCCACCTGAAGGATTTGAGCGCACAGGCCATAGAGGAAGCTGCCCTGCAAAACCTGGATCTGGACATTATCAGGTCATATCTTTAG
- the dapA gene encoding 4-hydroxy-tetrahydrodipicolinate synthase, producing MFKGSIVAIVTPFKKGKVDEKALGDLIEWHIAQGTNAIVPCGTTGEASTLDYKEHYRVIDIAVKTVKKRVPVIAGTGANSTDETIEITEHAKKSGADAVLLVTPYYNKPTQEGLYRHYKTVAEKVDIPIVLYNVPGRTAINMLPATVARLAEIKNIVAIKEATGDMKQVSEIIRLCGDRITVISGDDFTTLTLLALGGKGAISVSANVAPKAVSQMCASWLKGQHDKARELHYKLEPLNAAMFFETNPIPVKTALAMMGRIQEEFRLPLCEMAPANKEKLRKVLADLKLI from the coding sequence ATGTTTAAAGGGTCTATAGTCGCAATCGTTACCCCCTTTAAGAAGGGGAAGGTTGATGAAAAGGCGCTTGGAGATCTGATCGAATGGCATATTGCCCAGGGAACCAATGCGATTGTCCCGTGCGGCACGACCGGAGAAGCGTCAACGCTCGATTACAAGGAACATTACAGGGTTATTGATATTGCCGTGAAGACAGTGAAAAAACGGGTTCCTGTCATTGCGGGAACCGGCGCGAATTCAACGGATGAAACAATAGAAATAACAGAACATGCAAAGAAATCAGGTGCAGATGCAGTCCTGCTGGTTACTCCTTACTATAATAAGCCTACCCAGGAGGGGCTCTACAGGCATTACAAGACCGTTGCGGAAAAGGTTGACATCCCTATCGTTCTGTACAATGTCCCGGGACGTACTGCAATCAATATGCTCCCTGCTACTGTTGCCCGCCTTGCGGAAATAAAGAACATCGTTGCCATTAAGGAGGCGACGGGTGATATGAAACAGGTCAGCGAAATCATTCGGTTGTGCGGGGACAGGATTACCGTAATTTCCGGAGATGACTTTACCACACTCACGCTTCTTGCCCTTGGCGGCAAAGGCGCGATATCGGTATCTGCGAATGTTGCGCCAAAGGCGGTGTCGCAGATGTGTGCATCCTGGCTGAAAGGACAGCATGACAAGGCACGGGAACTCCATTATAAGCTTGAACCCCTGAACGCGGCAATGTTCTTCGAGACAAACCCGATCCCGGTCAAGACCGCCCTTGCCATGATGGGGAGAATACAGGAGGAATTCAGGCTTCCGCTCTGCGAGATGGCACCGGCCAATAAGGAGAAGCTGAGGAAAGTGCTTGCCGATCTGAAGCTGATATAG
- the atpA gene encoding F0F1 ATP synthase subunit alpha, whose translation MPEIKTEEISELLKKQITDFEKKVDVSEIGTVTYIGDGVAKIYGLDNCMAMEMLEFPNGVVGMALNLEEDSVGAVLFGEDKLVKEGDIVKRTGKVMEVPVGDELRGRVVNAIGQPIDGKGPINTKNTRKVEVVAPGIIKRKPVHEPLQTGIKAVDAMIPIGRGQRELCIGDRQIGKTAILIDTIINQKGGDVTCIYVAIGQRRPAVVNTVKKLEEMGALEHTIVVVATASEPAPLQYIAPYVGCTMGEYFRDNGKHAFIAYDDLTKQAQAYRQLSLILRRPPSREAYPGDVFYLHSRLLERAAKMSDEMGAGSLTAIPVIETQAGDVSGYIPTNVISITDGQIYLEPELFYGGIRPAVNAGLSVSRVGGAAQIKAMKQVAGMLRLDLAQYRELAAFAQFASDLDKATLAQIQRGQRMVELLKQDQFVPMSVDDQIIVIFAGTQGFLDDVPVESIRAFEEAFMRYIRAEKQDLKKEIMEKKALDDDLKAKLTEAITAFKKTYSA comes from the coding sequence ATGCCAGAAATCAAGACAGAAGAAATAAGCGAACTTTTGAAGAAGCAGATCACAGACTTTGAAAAGAAGGTTGACGTAAGTGAAATCGGTACCGTGACCTACATCGGTGACGGTGTCGCAAAGATTTATGGCCTTGACAATTGTATGGCCATGGAAATGCTCGAATTCCCGAACGGTGTTGTCGGGATGGCACTGAACCTTGAAGAAGATTCAGTCGGTGCGGTTCTGTTCGGTGAGGACAAACTCGTGAAGGAAGGCGATATTGTCAAGCGTACCGGAAAGGTTATGGAAGTTCCGGTCGGAGATGAACTGAGAGGGAGAGTAGTCAACGCAATCGGACAGCCGATTGATGGCAAGGGCCCGATCAACACAAAAAATACCCGCAAGGTCGAAGTTGTTGCCCCGGGCATCATTAAAAGAAAACCGGTTCATGAGCCGCTCCAGACAGGCATTAAGGCGGTAGATGCCATGATTCCGATCGGAAGGGGGCAGAGAGAGCTCTGCATCGGCGACCGCCAGATCGGCAAGACAGCCATCCTCATTGATACAATCATAAACCAGAAGGGTGGCGATGTTACCTGCATTTATGTCGCCATCGGACAGCGGCGGCCGGCTGTTGTCAATACCGTTAAGAAACTTGAGGAAATGGGCGCGCTCGAGCATACAATCGTAGTTGTTGCAACAGCGAGTGAGCCGGCGCCTCTCCAGTATATTGCACCGTATGTCGGCTGCACCATGGGCGAGTATTTCAGGGATAACGGCAAACACGCCTTTATAGCGTATGATGACTTAACAAAACAGGCACAGGCATACAGACAGCTTTCCCTGATTCTGAGACGTCCTCCTTCGCGTGAGGCATATCCCGGCGACGTTTTCTATCTTCATTCAAGACTTCTCGAAAGGGCGGCGAAGATGAGCGACGAGATGGGCGCGGGTTCTCTGACCGCAATTCCTGTTATCGAAACACAGGCTGGTGACGTCTCCGGATACATACCTACAAACGTCATCTCCATTACTGACGGTCAGATATACCTTGAGCCGGAACTTTTCTACGGTGGTATAAGACCGGCGGTGAACGCGGGTCTTTCGGTCAGCCGTGTCGGCGGCGCAGCCCAAATAAAGGCTATGAAACAGGTTGCCGGTATGCTCAGGCTTGACCTTGCCCAGTACAGGGAGCTTGCCGCATTTGCCCAGTTTGCCTCCGACCTTGATAAGGCAACCCTTGCACAGATACAGAGAGGGCAGAGAATGGTCGAGCTTCTGAAGCAGGACCAGTTCGTTCCGATGTCGGTTGATGATCAGATTATTGTCATCTTTGCAGGAACCCAGGGATTTCTGGATGACGTGCCGGTTGAGTCGATAAGAGCTTTTGAGGAAGCCTTTATGAGGTATATAAGAGCTGAAAAACAGGATCTGAAAAAAGAGATCATGGAAAAGAAGGCACTGGATGATGACCTTAAAGCAAAACTGACCGAGGCAATCACAGCTTTCAAGAAAACCTACTCAGCATAA
- the atpF gene encoding F0F1 ATP synthase subunit B, whose product MRKGKKNPENGIHKFFSYILLLVVASLTFASYAFAGGGEGDHGSLLKDYIWKIINFLVLVVLLFVFAKKPFQNFLQKRTELIEKTLNEAREAKEIAIKALQEVEERLKVKDSEIEAILAAAKKSGEQERDIITSESEKLKAKILEQAKANIEFELKHAKEAIKAEAVELAMELAEKKIKEQMTKEEQEKLLAESLVKIGGKG is encoded by the coding sequence ATGAGAAAGGGAAAAAAGAATCCAGAAAACGGCATTCATAAGTTTTTCAGTTACATTCTGCTGCTGGTTGTCGCCAGCCTGACATTTGCGTCTTATGCATTTGCCGGTGGCGGAGAGGGTGATCATGGTTCACTGCTGAAAGATTATATATGGAAGATCATCAATTTCCTTGTACTTGTTGTGCTCCTTTTTGTATTCGCGAAAAAGCCGTTTCAGAATTTCCTCCAGAAAAGGACTGAACTGATTGAGAAGACCCTGAACGAGGCAAGGGAAGCGAAGGAAATCGCTATCAAAGCCCTGCAGGAAGTGGAGGAAAGGCTCAAGGTGAAAGACAGTGAAATAGAGGCAATCCTTGCTGCGGCAAAAAAATCCGGCGAACAGGAAAGGGACATCATCACAAGTGAAAGTGAAAAACTCAAGGCAAAAATACTGGAGCAGGCAAAAGCCAATATCGAGTTCGAACTGAAACATGCAAAAGAAGCCATTAAGGCTGAAGCGGTTGAACTTGCCATGGAGCTCGCCGAAAAGAAAATCAAGGAACAAATGACCAAAGAGGAGCAGGAAAAACTGCTTGCAGAGTCTCTTGTGAAGATAGGAGGCAAAGGTTGA
- the atpG gene encoding ATP synthase F1 subunit gamma, translating to MPTLRDIRKRLKAIQSTKKITAAMKMVAAAKMRKVQDRMLNFRPYASRMETVLSDLASVAEREIHPLLALRPKKTVEILVLTSDKGLCGAFNTNILKAAYKYINQMKDENIEFTLSVIGRKARDFFRRRGVPMRNTWIGLSGRISYANAQEIAGNLTEHYTNESFDEVIVFYNEFKSLISQKVTSMKLLPVGKLAGGEEKKETAMTADYLYEPSRAAIFERLLPKYIEIQIYRALLESSAAEEAARMAAMENATKNCSELISKVTLLANKVRQASITKELMDIVGGVEALKD from the coding sequence ATGCCAACTTTAAGGGATATAAGAAAAAGACTAAAAGCGATCCAGAGCACAAAAAAGATCACTGCCGCGATGAAGATGGTTGCAGCAGCGAAGATGCGGAAGGTGCAGGACCGGATGCTGAATTTCAGGCCTTATGCCTCACGGATGGAGACGGTGCTGTCTGACCTTGCGAGTGTCGCTGAGCGGGAGATACATCCCCTTCTTGCTCTGAGACCGAAGAAAACCGTAGAAATACTGGTGCTGACATCAGATAAAGGCCTTTGCGGAGCGTTTAATACAAATATCCTGAAGGCTGCGTATAAATATATCAATCAGATGAAAGACGAAAATATTGAGTTTACCCTCAGCGTTATCGGAAGAAAGGCCCGTGACTTTTTCCGCAGAAGAGGTGTGCCGATGAGAAACACCTGGATCGGGTTATCCGGCAGAATATCTTATGCCAACGCCCAGGAGATCGCAGGCAATCTCACAGAGCATTATACAAATGAGTCGTTTGATGAGGTAATTGTTTTTTATAACGAATTCAAGTCCCTTATCTCACAGAAAGTTACTTCCATGAAACTTCTTCCTGTAGGAAAGCTGGCAGGAGGAGAGGAAAAGAAGGAAACGGCGATGACCGCTGATTACCTTTATGAACCGTCCCGAGCAGCAATATTTGAGAGACTGTTGCCGAAATACATTGAAATACAGATTTACCGGGCGTTGCTTGAATCATCAGCTGCAGAGGAAGCGGCAAGAATGGCAGCCATGGAGAACGCGACAAAGAATTGTTCTGAACTGATCAGCAAAGTAACGCTCCTGGCCAATAAAGTAAGGCAAGCCTCAATTACTAAAGAACTGATGGATATCGTCGGCGGCGTTGAGGCGTTGAAGGATTAG
- the atpH gene encoding ATP synthase F1 subunit delta: MKPTKEANRYAKALLRSISLENVPQSLAELNAVNDLMVKSREFRSLVINPRFTSDERTTILKALSEKMKLSEYTVKFILHLSDVGVIIALPDIIRIATNLYLEKKKKAKAVVMTPIQISKDHENTLKASLKKLTDRDVDLEYVVDPSLLGGILIKMGSTMYDTSIRGQLRLLKDELIKG, from the coding sequence TTGAAACCGACAAAAGAAGCAAACAGGTACGCAAAGGCATTGCTTCGAAGCATAAGCCTCGAAAATGTGCCGCAGTCACTTGCCGAACTTAACGCAGTGAATGACCTGATGGTAAAGAGCAGGGAATTCAGGAGCCTTGTTATCAACCCGAGGTTCACATCGGACGAAAGGACAACAATCCTTAAGGCGCTTTCGGAAAAGATGAAGCTTTCTGAGTACACGGTCAAATTTATTCTGCATCTTTCTGATGTCGGGGTTATCATCGCGCTCCCCGATATTATCAGGATAGCCACGAATCTCTACCTCGAAAAGAAGAAGAAGGCTAAGGCGGTGGTCATGACCCCCATCCAGATAAGCAAGGATCATGAGAATACACTCAAGGCATCCCTGAAGAAACTGACTGACAGGGATGTGGATTTGGAATACGTTGTGGATCCTTCCCTTCTCGGCGGAATTCTGATCAAAATGGGAAGCACCATGTACGATACGAGCATAAGAGGCCAGTTAAGGCTTTTAAAAGATGAGTTAATAAAGGGGTGA